The Blautia luti nucleotide sequence TAAGAAGATTCCGAAAGTACATTTTTATCTGCATTATTTATATCAGTTATAAATCCTCGTCCGACACTCCATCCCGGAACATTTTCAACAACTCTTCCAGACTTTCTCTCAGCTTTTCATTCTTATTATACTGAACCAGCACCACTGTAACAATGGCAGACAGAATTATGCATCTGCGGATCAGCTTTCGGATGCGGATACATCTCTTTACATCTTTTCTTCCCTTTTCATAAAGTTTCTCTGCCATCCTGTCAGCTCTGGCATCTTTGCAGGCAATATAATCATCAATCACCTGCTTATCCTCCTCACAGATATCCAGATTCTCATACTGATTCCTCAGCTCCTCAAGTTCTGCATTATTCTGTCTAATCACTGTATCTTTGCGGTTAATTCTCTCAGCTGCACCCCGGCTCATTCTCTCTGTTCGTTTACTCATGATAAAAACCCCTTTCGTTTATTTTTTATTATTTCCTATTTTAAACTTTTCTCAGGCTTTTCTCAATAAAATATTGAAAACAAAAAGCACCTGCTTTAACAGATGCTTTTTCTCGCTGAATTTAACCGCCTGACTTTATAAATACTGGCTGAACTCAACCTTCTCTTTATTCGGTCCCTCAATTGTAAAGAACTTTACCCCGTTTTCCCAGAAGGGAAGAAAATGAACGGTATCGTTGGTTGTATTTAATCCTGCCTGATTGATCATTTCATATACTTTTTCAATATCTTTTACATCAATCGCCATATGATCGATGGCACCGGCTTCCATCTTAGCTGCTTTATTCTCATATGTCTCAACAACAAGTGTATTTAATTTCAGAAAAGCAACCTTTTCATCTACTTCCTCATTTACTGTACGAAAAGCAATTTCGAATCCCAGAGTCTGATAAAAATCAATGGTCTTTTCAATATCATTGGTCGGAATTCCAATATGCTGAATTCCATTCAGCTGTTCTTTTAAATCCATTTCTTATCCTCCTTACGCAAAACAGGCTGACCACAATTGCACAGATGCATCTACAGATGCACGTATCAATACTATGATCAGAAAGACTACTCGCACCAGAAGAACGCTCTTCTCAAGTGTCGGTCCGATTATATCACCCATACCGTAGTCCTGCAATACCCAACAGATAATTCTTCCACCTGTAATAACAAGCAGAATCTGTCATTTTCCTCCTGATAGTCCGTTATAATATCCATCTGATGAAAATCATCCAACATATTTATGTATTGTTGCTCTTACAGCTCCAGGTCCTGCAATCATCTCACGGAACATATCCTCAACCTTCTCTCCCACACCATCTTTGTAAAGGTCAGTGAAGAACAGACGCTCATTGGAAAGAATTGGTTTTAACTGATCTTTGAATGTTTCAGGTTTGCCTACAACAATATCTTTAAACTGTTCCTGCAGTTCCTCATTCATTGGGTCCGGTGCAAGTTCAAATTTGTTTCCTTCATCATCTACACCAAGCATATATCTGAGCCATCCTGCAATTCCCAGCGGAATGGCTGTCAGTCTGGAAGCATCTCCGAATTTCTGTACATATGCTTTGATTGTTTCGCCGAAACGGATGCCAACCATCTGAGATACATCTACTGCCAGACGAAGGTTGGTGTCTCCCAGATATTCATTTGGAAAACGATCGTTAAAAAGCTCATCCACAAATGCCTGAGGAGAAAGGATTCCAGGGTCAGCAACTACCGGAAGACCTTCATCATAAGCAATCATACGTGCCATTTTCATCATATCTTCATTTGTATTAAGCATATGCGCAAACAGATCATATCCAAGAACTACTCCCAGCGGACCTGTAGCAGAATGAACCGGATTCAGACATACTGTTACTTTCATACGTTCAGAAAGGTTAACTGTATTTCTGTCTGCCATATATACGCCGAAACCTTTTTCCAGAGCCGGACGTCCGTTAGGGAAGCTGTCCTCTATTACCAGATACTGTGGTTTCTCAGCATTGACAAATGGTGCAATGTATGTCTTCTTACCTGTGATCACTGGCTGCATGTTCTCAACACCCAGCTTCTCAAGGTCTGCTGCAATCTGCTCGC carries:
- a CDS encoding mannitol dehydrogenase family protein, with protein sequence MKLSINGIKEQEAWKQAGIALPGYDVEAASEKAKENPVWVHFGIGNIFRVFIGGIADGLLEEGVLDRGITCVETFDYDVADKIYDPYDNLGLSVILHGDGTREYKVVGAFAEAVKAQSSNAAQWKRLKEIFTSKSLQMVSFTITEKGYALQKADGTWFPFVEADIKNGPDKAVGAMAVLVAMLYERYKAGEYPIALVSMDNCSQNGAKLRESVLTMTEEWKKAGFVDEGFVNYVSDEKVVAFPWTMIDKITPRPSEQIAADLEKLGVENMQPVITGKKTYIAPFVNAEKPQYLVIEDSFPNGRPALEKGFGVYMADRNTVNLSERMKVTVCLNPVHSATGPLGVVLGYDLFAHMLNTNEDMMKMARMIAYDEGLPVVADPGILSPQAFVDELFNDRFPNEYLGDTNLRLAVDVSQMVGIRFGETIKAYVQKFGDASRLTAIPLGIAGWLRYMLGVDDEGNKFELAPDPMNEELQEQFKDIVVGKPETFKDQLKPILSNERLFFTDLYKDGVGEKVEDMFREMIAGPGAVRATIHKYVG
- a CDS encoding VOC family protein, translated to MDLKEQLNGIQHIGIPTNDIEKTIDFYQTLGFEIAFRTVNEEVDEKVAFLKLNTLVVETYENKAAKMEAGAIDHMAIDVKDIEKVYEMINQAGLNTTNDTVHFLPFWENGVKFFTIEGPNKEKVEFSQYL